In a genomic window of Mycolicibacillus parakoreensis:
- a CDS encoding DUF2334 domain-containing protein: protein MNAELIVSLSRIGEPTLAAVAQFCDDLAARRVPASLLVAPRLKGGYRLEADPETIDWLAARRADGDALVLHGYDEAATKRRRSEFATLPAHEANLRLIGADRVLERVGLRTRLFAAPGWVVSAGARRVLPRNGFRMLAGLHGVTDLVTGRTVPGRVLGIGEGFLTEPWWCRMLVRAADRAASRGAPVRLTVAATQLVRPGVQQAMLDAVDAALARGATPAVYRWQRDSVIHGAA, encoded by the coding sequence ATGAACGCGGAACTGATCGTGTCGCTGTCGCGGATCGGGGAGCCCACGTTGGCCGCCGTCGCGCAGTTCTGCGATGACCTCGCTGCCCGGCGGGTGCCGGCCTCGCTGTTGGTGGCGCCGCGGCTCAAGGGCGGCTATCGCCTCGAGGCGGACCCGGAGACGATCGACTGGCTCGCCGCCCGCCGCGCCGACGGTGACGCGCTGGTGCTGCACGGCTACGACGAGGCCGCCACCAAGCGGCGGCGCAGCGAGTTCGCGACCCTGCCCGCCCACGAGGCCAATCTGCGGTTGATCGGTGCCGACCGGGTGCTCGAACGGGTGGGTCTGCGCACCCGGCTCTTCGCCGCGCCGGGCTGGGTGGTCTCCGCGGGTGCGCGCCGCGTGCTGCCGCGCAACGGATTCCGTATGTTGGCGGGATTGCACGGTGTCACCGACCTGGTCACCGGCCGGACCGTGCCCGGCCGGGTGCTCGGTATCGGCGAGGGATTCCTCACCGAACCGTGGTGGTGTCGGATGCTGGTGCGCGCCGCCGACCGCGCCGCGTCGCGCGGTGCCCCGGTACGGCTGACGGTCGCCGCAACCCAGCTGGTGCGCCCCGGTGTCCAGCAGGCGATGCTCGATGCCGTCGACGCCGCACTCGCCCGCGGCGCCACCCCGGCGGTGTACCGCTGGCAACGGGATTCGGTGATCCACGGCGCCGCCTGA